One region of Purpureocillium takamizusanense chromosome 4, complete sequence genomic DNA includes:
- a CDS encoding uncharacterized protein (EggNog:ENOG503NX7G~COG:E~TransMembrane:12 (i124-143o155-178i190-212o218-235i247-267o279-299i359-381o401-422i481-501o513-534i546-566o572-590i)): MAPYNAAQSQTRDSLELASLASSSNSNGAATSEVSSRPSISSSRRLSLVEEEDPLDDDNPAARMGMRGRSYSVSSAFDFAGNLFPLSSTTGTGGYAPIGAPTSAARPGGGLGGGSLEKYKTLTYLNGLSLIIGLIIGSGIFSSPSQVSSKVGSPGAALIVWIVAGILAWTGAASYAELGGAIPLNGGAQVYLAKTFGEMVGFLFTWVAVLVLKPGSGAIIAIIMGEYFVRAIIGAEAETINPWVNKSVALVGLAVVTFLNCVSTRVGTRVNDLLMVLKFVALLGVTITGIVVAITGYSFKDGDQKGMSWKAEDWFNDTSSDLSNWAVALYGGLWAFDGWDNTNYVVGEFRNPSRDLPRVIHTAMPMVILSYVLANIAYFLVLPLDLINKSNTVAVMFGSKVFGKVGALIMALLVSSSCFGALNSSTFTSGRLVYVAGKEGYLPSIFGRIGAHNDDDHGMSTQRTRGWVTKKVRGCFGDDDVGLFYTPIYALILNGALTAGYCVVGEFSTLVTFYGVAGYTFYFITVLGLIILRVKEPQLERPYKTWITTPIIFCCVSVFLFSRAVFAQPVQTLAVVAFVVAGIPVYFWRIRGRDQVRRKEGDGGERTWWKFWR; encoded by the exons ATGGCTCCCTACAACGCCGCCCAGTCGCAGACGCGAGACTCGCTGGAGCTCGCTTCGCTGGCAAGCTCGAGCAACAGCAATGGGGCCGCCACCTCAGAAGTGTCCTCGCGGCCGAGCATATCGTCATCCCGGAGGCTCTcgctggtggaggaggaggatccGTTGGACGACGATAAtcccgcggcgcgcatggGCATGCGCGGGCGATCATACTCCGTGTCATCAGCGTTTGATTTTGCAGGGAATCTCTTTCCCCTGAGCTCGACTACGGGCACCGGTGGCTATGCCCCCATAGGCGCaccgacgagcgcggcgcggcctgGGGGCGGTCTGGGTGGAGGATCGCTGGAGAAGTACAAGACGTTGACATACCTCAACGGGCTGTCGCTGATCATTGGGTTGATCATTGGGTCTGGGATCTTCTCTTCGCCAAGCCAGGTCAGCTCCAAGGTCGGATCGCCTGGTGCGGCTCTCATCGTCTGgatcgtcgccggcatcctggcgtggacgggcgccgcctcaTACGCTGAGCTCGGAGGCGCCATTCCTctcaacggcggcgcgcaagtATACTTGGCAAAGACGTTTGGCGAGATGGTCGGCTTTTTATTCACCTGGGTGGCAGTCTTGGTGCTCAagcccggcagcggcgccatcatcgccatcatcatgggcgAGTACTTTGTccgcgccatcatcggcgcggaggcggagacgaTCAACCCCTGGGTCAACAAGTCGGTTGCGCTGGTTGGCCTCGCGGTAGTGACGTTTCTCAACTGCGTTTCGACGCGAGTGGGCACGCGGGTCAACGACTTGCTCATGGTCCTAAAGTTTGTGGCATTGCTGGGCGTTACCATAACCGGCATCGTGGTGGCGATCACGGGATACTCGTTTAAAGATGGTGACCAGAAGGGCATGTCATGGAAGGCTGAGGACTGGTTCAACGACACTTCATCCGACTTGTCGAACTGGGCCGTCGCCCTGTACGGCGGACTGTGGGCGTTTGATGGCTGGGACAAC ACCAACTACGTGGTTGGCGAGTTCCGCAACCCAAGTCGCGACCTGCCGAGGGTGATTCATACGGCGATGCCCATGGTCATACTATCCTATGTCCTCGCCAACATCGCCtacttcctcgtcctccccctTGACCTCATCAACAAATCCAACACCGTGGCCGTCATGTTCGGCTCCAAAGTGTTTGGAAAAGTCGGCGCCTTGATCATGGCTCTGCTCGtcagctcgagctgcttcgGCGCCCTCAACTCGTCCACCTTTACTTCGGGCCGGCTTGTTTACGTTGCCGGAAAAGAAGGCTACCTCCCTAGCATATTTGGCCGCATCGGCGCgcacaacgacgacgatcacGGCATGTCGACGCAGCGCACGCGCGGTTGGGTGACCAAGAAAGTCCGCGGGTgcttcggcgacgacgatgtcggcTTGTTTTACACGCCGATATACGCGCTAATCCTTAATGGCGCCCTCACCGCTGGCTACTGCGTTGTCGGCGAGTTCTCCACGCTCGTGACTTTTTACGGCGTCGCGGGCTACACATTCTACTTCATCACGGTGCTGGGCCTCATCATCCTGCGGGTTAAGGAGCCGCAGCTGGAGCGGCCGTACAAGACGTGGATCACGACGCCCATCATCTTTTGCTGCGTCAGCGTGTTTCTGTTCAGCAGGGCGGTCTTTGCGCAGCCGGTGCAGACgctcgcggtggtggcgttTGTGGTTGCGGGCATTCCCGTGTACTTTTGGAGGATACGGGGACGGGACCAGgtgaggaggaaggagggagacGGAGGGGAGAGGACGTGGTGGAAGTTTTGGAGATGA
- a CDS encoding uncharacterized protein (EggNog:ENOG503Q6DZ~TransMembrane:5 (n10-20c25/26o65-87i210-236o256-277i339-361o367-387i)~COG:S~SECRETED:SignalP(1-25~SECRETED:cutsite=AAA-AD~SECRETED:prob=0.3786)): protein MAFVMSPSWVLIYVLAVGPLGVAAAADDLSDFSNNLAQDLGPLLALFGESITRQYLSESTTFLDYLIFALCPIGIITAMVSAIRVCGHSSLRAFIGRSQEGAGVVEAELCTSTSRDVCELFNQGGITRVLGRPNVLELVCLQDNNNTGAAGGHKVKLFQDYLEKMPDDHDEWKRQEGSFALSSDSDSTLGSSFAPKPNLSLNVGIKRQPLWVFALVALTGLVFQAGILVLAGFGAWKWDWGVSQSFDSSSKSYAPRMFIAGTVLLCLGMFGCAALVGQTTSEVTYKRQKTSSSSSRLIWLQPGPQFVGDQSFDPFVHLEDRSRPLESWMSSRKNPTGKAFQIATYAATITTLVGYVLQFIGLRGMKAWVSIAQLGITLVMAFLRCLLRMQRLGPKDSEFAKMPDLVSGHELDWLAFRLALPGNPAKRTTFMDTLRGSFSTVLGQPRKPASDEKLRDETNDSYKSPSWHVTGCTLVATRGLRTPSEDAIPHKDHKSDSKTSVQLVNKERPTTEDAYEQLLSTRTMLANLTGNFTFERLRRSQYQYWADDQVRVRSRAKLVAAAVGQVADSMVRVEHRVNHKQHEADISLRISASRPYRELAHRQAREQILNVNMRAPSTEAHSGWAIDPAQIEAILGLWVWSLTCDHRLPNSDGMDSVSHISDQREDEGLQIISAGPDNEEWEKTHNIQQEMDLWLGTSTALIPKYTLLVDEDEALGHGDLWVLRKGHHDVWEKYKGEEPVKDRVPYRFFGWSIVYQALELKPCEAIRCAKLLHGLSDQKQHGSKIPIRIQCAPRRHALLDLCSRGLYTSLVGSLAKMNNIATSTILEHEGSIQLDNRNVSAMVDAFVANGLGSRADALMNIIPEFRNRLRSNREEMLTSILKGADTYWKAGEWDRSQLLLRWACREYSQPRIGGAGASSPDTTSAFVRVLQKTCELYRWSLAKDATQHRREFGLDGIRWIDENFGNSSSPLHSESDSATEQPDSEHGAGEVVETIARYKGVVSAFEADSGPPPDPLGADSPLVQAIKDRDRTMALYHLCFTHEGDFGSRKLHPALPLAVRNEWTEVLEAILELRGNIDSQDDDGRTSASYCAELGYEEALGGILKLGAFADLADAEGRTPVHWACLKGQAKTLRLLVDSKQVDIYRKDAAGKSPIWYAMEASDTATVGYLCDIDLSFITSTNEPRGETAMVWAVRHGSGEVVWAMLSRLLDVNKDNINLANKDQQTLLYHAALAGNVPAVRILLDHGADMDLASRSGWRPIEMAAEKGHEEIVRILLEAGANLIPEEKDTPCVVARAAGCYEQGVLRLLLQHDPRPDIDRPTWHNRTPVSLAANYGRSKNLKLLLDAGASPNSADHAGRTCLYWAADKGGYDVVNILIAYGAELDRCTTWGESPLYVAAEKGYTYEAKTLLKHGANPNLYSSTGETALLRAATRGHRDVVKLLLQNGATSNHVDEYGKTAIMKACQRDDEEEVEIVRMLLDYGPDDINIADKRGRNALYYADRGSKGAIVQLLLDRGAVARIPRGQSAT from the coding sequence ATGGCTTTCGTCATGTCCCCGAGCTGGGTTCTCATCTacgtccttgccgtcgggcCCCTGGGcgtagcagcagccgccgacgacctctCCGACTTCTCCAACAACCTCGCCCAAGACCTCGgcccgctgctggccctgttCGGCGAGTCCATAACGCGGCAGTACCTCAGCGAAAGCACCACGTTTCTCGACTACCTGATATTCGCACTATGTCCCATCGGGATCATcacggccatggtgtcggCCATTCGCGTGTGCGGACACTCCTCCTTGAGGGCCTTCATCGGGCGCTCGCAGgaaggcgccggcgtcgtcgaggcggaactctgcacgtcgacgagccgcgaCGTCTGCGAGCTCTTCAACCAGGGGGGCATCACGCGCGTTCTCGGCCGGCCCAACGTGTTGGAGCTGGTGTGCCTACAGGATAACAACAACACTGGAGCCGCGGGAGGGCACAAGGTCAAGCTTTTCCAGGACTACCTCGAGAAGATGCCCGACGATCACGATGAATGGAAGAGGCAAGAGGGCTCCTTTGCGCTGAGCAGTGACAGTGACTCCACGTTGGGGAGCTCCTTTGCGCCGAAGCCCAATCTGTCTCTCAACGTCGGCATCAAAAGGCAACCACTTTGGGTTTTCGCTCTCGTGGCACTCACTGGATTGGTCTTCCAGGCGGGCATTCTCGTGCTCGCTGGCTTTGGAGCGTGGAAATGGGACTGGGGCGTCAGTCAGTCCTTTGACTCGTCGTCCAAGAGCTATGCGCCGCGCATGTTCATAGCGGGAACTGTTTTGCTCTGCCTCGGAATGTTTGGTTGTGCCGCGCTTGTCGGGCAAACGACGTCAGAGGTTACTTACAAGCGACAGAAGacgtcgtccagctcctctCGCCTGATCTGGCTGCAGCCCGGGCCACAGTTCGTCGGCGACCAGAGTTTCGATCCCTTTGTACACCTGGAAGACCGGTCTAGGCCGCTCGAGTCTTGGATGTCCTCGCGCAAGAACCCGACGGGCAAGGCGTTCCAAATAGCCACATACGCCGCAACGATCACGACCCTCGTCGGGTATGTGCTTCAGTTTATTGGACTCCGCGGCATGAAGGCTTGGGTATCCATTGCGCAGCTTGGCATCACTCTCGTCATGGCTTTCCTCAGATGCCTGCTCCGGATGCAGAGACTCGGCCCCAAGGACAGTGAATTCGCCAAGATGCCAGACCTGGTGTCTGGACATGAGCTGGACTGGCTCGCCTTCAGGCTCGCGTTACCCGGAAACCCGGCCAAACGGACTACTTTCATGGATACTCTGCGTGGGAGCTTTTCAACGGTTCTTGGGCAGCCGCGAAAACCAGCATCAGATGAAAAGCTCCGGGACGAGACGAACGATTCATACAAGTCGCCATCCTGGCACGTCACGGGATGTACACTGGTGGCTACACGAGGTCTCAGGACCCCTTCGGAGGATGCGATACCGCACAAAGACCATAAGAGCGACAGCAAGACATCGGTCCAATTAGTCAATAAAGAACGCCCGACAACTGAAGACGCATACGAGCAGCTACTATCAACGCGGACAATGCTGGCCAACTTGACCGGCAACTTTACGTTTGAGCGTCTGCGCCGATCTCAGTACCAGTACTGGGCGGACGATCAAGTACGGGTGCGCTCTCGAGCCAAGCTagtcgcagccgccgtcggaCAGGTCGCTGATAGCATGGTGCGGGTCGAGCACCGGGTGAACCACAAGCAACATGAAGCGGATATCTCCCTCAGGATAAGCGCCTCGCGTCCGTACAGAGAGCTAGCCCATCGGCAGGCGCGCGAGCAGATTCTGAATGTCAACATGAGAGCGCCGTCAACAGAGGCTCACTCTGGCTGGGCCATCGACCCGGCGCAAATAGAAGCAATACTTGGTCTCTGGGTCTGGTCGCTTACTTGCGATCATCGACTTCCCAACAGCGATGGGATGGACAGCGTAAGCCATATCTCAGACCAGCGGGAAGATGAAGGGCTGCAGATCATATCGGCCGGTCCCGACAACGAAGAGTGGGAGAAGACGCACAACATCCAACAGGAGATGGACCTGTGGCTTGGAACCAGCACGGCGCTCATCCCGAAATACAcactcctcgtcgacgaggacgaggcgctcggccacggcgacctgTGGGTGCTGCGGAAAGGCCACCACGATGTTTGGGAAAAGTacaagggcgaggagcccgTGAAGGACCGAGTCCCATATCGGTTCTTCGGTTGGAGCATCGTCTATCAGGCTCTGGAGCTCAAGCCATGCGAGGCAATACGTTGTGCCAAGCTGCTCCACGGGCTTTCCGACCAGAAACAACATGGAAGTAAGATTCCTATTCGAATTCAgtgcgcgccgcgacgacatgCCCTCCTCGATCTCTGTAGCCGAGGTCTCTACACCTCCCTTGTCGGATCACTCGCGAAGATGAACAACATCGCCACCTCTACAATCCTCGAACACGAGGGCTCGATCCAGCTAGACAACCGCAACGTGTCCGCCATGGTGGATGCATTTGTGGCGAACGGGCTGGGGTCCAGGGCCGACGCCCTGATGAACATCATCCCAGAATTCAGAAACCGACTGCGATCAAACCGCGAAGAGATGCTCACAAGCATCCTCAAGGGGGCAGACACGTACTGGAAGGCTGGAGAGTGGGATCGGTCCCAGCTTCTGCTGCGGTGGGCCTGCCGCGAGTATTCACAGCCCAGGATCGGGGGAGCCGGAGCGTCATCACCAGATACCACGTCGGCATTCGTTCGCGTTTTGCAAAAGACTTGTGAGCTCTATCGCTGGTCTCTGGCTAAAGATGCGACCCAACACAGGCGGGAGTTTGGCCTGGATGGCATCCGCTGGATCGACGAAAACTTTGGCAACAGCAGCTCGCCTTTGCACTCTGAGAGCGACTCCGCAACGGAGCAGCCCGACAGCGAGCACGGTGCTGGGGAGGTCGTTGAGACCATCGCCCGGTACAAAGGGGTTGTGAGCGCGTTCGAAGCCGACAGCGGTCCCCCTCCAGATCCGCTGGGCGCAGACTCTCCGCTCGTGCAAGCCATCAAAGACCGCGACAGGACAATGGCGCTCTACCACCTGTGTTTCACCCACGAAGGCGATTTCGGATCAAGAAAGCTGCATCCAGCGCTTCCCCTTGCCGTGCGAAACGAGTGGACAGAGGTCCTCGAAGCGATCCTCGAATTAAGGGGCAACATCGACagccaggacgacgacggtaggacgtcggcgtcctACTGTGCAGAGCTGGGCTACGAAGAAGCCCTCGGAGGAATCTTGAAGCTAGGCGCCTTTGCCGAcctggccgatgccgagGGTCGAACGCCAGTGCATTGGGCGTGCCTCAAGGGGCAAGCGAAGACTCTCAGGCTTTTGGTCGACTCGAAGCAAGTGGACATCTACAGAAAAGACGCGGCTGGAAAGTCGCCGATCTGGTATGCAATGGAAGCCAGCGACACTGCCACCGTGGGCTATCTCTGCGACATTGATCTCAGCTTCATCACAAGTACGAACGAGCCtcgcggcgagacggcgatGGTATGGGCAGTGCGGCACGGCAGCGGTGAAGTAGTCTGGGCCATGTTGAGCAGGCTGCTGGATGTGAACAAGGACAACATCAACCTGGCAAACAAGGATCAGCAGACCTTGCTTTATCATGCCGCGCTCGCAGGTAACGTTCCTGCAGTGAGAATTTTGCTAGATCACGGGGCAGACATGGACCTCGCATCCAGGAGTGGTTGGCGGCCCATTGAGATGGCGGCTGAGAAAGGACACGAGGAGATAGTCCGCATCCTGCTCGAAGCTGGAGCCAATTTGATACCGGAAGAAAAGGATACTCCTTGTGTCGTGGCTCGAGCCGCTGGATGCTACGAGCAGGGGGTCCTCCGACTGTTGCTTCAGCACGATCCTCGACCTGATATCGATCGGCCAACCTGGCATAATCGGACCCCTGTGTCGCTGGCCGCCAACTATGGCCGATCCAAAAACCTCAAATTACTTCTTGATGCAGGCGCATCTCCGAACAGTGCGGATCATGCGGGCCGGACTTGTCTGTATTGGGCCGCTGACAAGGGTGGGTACGACGTTGTGAATATTCTGATCGCATACGGAGCTGAGCTGGATCGATGTACCACCTGGGGTGAATCCCCATTATATGTTGCCGCTGAAAAGGGGTACACATACGAGGCAAAGACACTTCTCAAGCATGGAGCGAACCCAAATCTCTACTCATCGACTGGCGAAACGGCACTGCTTCGCGCCGCAACAAGAGGTCACCGGGATGTCGTGAAGCTGTTGCTGCAAAACGGCGCTACATCAAACCACGTCGATGAGTATGGGAAAACGGCAATCATGAAAGCCTGCCAAagagacgacgaagaagaggtcGAGATCGTCCGGATGTTACTGGATTATGGCCCTGATGATATCAATATCGCTGACAAACGTGGACGAAACGCACTTTATTACGCAGACAGGGGGTCTAAGGGGGCCATTGTACAGCTTCTGCTCGATCGCGGAGCGGTCGCGAGGATACCGCGAGGCCAGTCTGCGACCTAG
- the FDH1_1 gene encoding Formate dehydrogenase (COG:C~EggNog:ENOG503NWKW) translates to MVKVLMVLYDGGKIAAEKDSGLLGTTQKELGLRSWLEEQGHTLVTTSDKDGENSQFDQELVDAEIIITTPFHPGYLTAERLAKAKNLKLAITAGIGSDHVDLNAANKTNGGITVAEVTGSNVVSVAEHVVMTILILIRNFVPAHEQVERGDWDVAAVADKEFDLAGKTVGTVAVGRIGERVLQRLKPFGCRLLYYDYQPLSEEAQNTIGCKRMDSLEEMLGECDVVTINCPLHEKTKGLFNKDLIEKMRTGSYLINTARGAIVVKEDVAEALKSGKLAGYGGDVWFPQPAPKDHPLRTAKNPWGGGNAMVPHMSGTSIDAQRRYAKGTEEILKSYLSGKHDYRPEDLIVHNGDYATKAYGQRK, encoded by the exons ATG GTCAAGGTTCTTATGGTACTGTACGATGGCGGTAAAATCGCCGCAGAG AAAGATAGTGGGCTTCTCGGCACTACCCAAAAAGAGCTCGGCCTCCGCTCGtggctcgaggagcagggaCACACTCTTGTTACTACTTCGGACAAGGATGGTGAGAACTCCCAGTTTGAccaggagctcgtcgacgccgaaatcatcatcaccactcC CTTCCACCCCGGCTACCTGACCGCGGAGCGtctggccaaggccaagaacCTCAAGCTCGCCATCACAGCCGGTATCGGCTCCGACCACGTCGACCTGAATGCCGCCAACAAGACCAATggcggcatcaccgtcgccgaAGTCACCGGCAGCAatgtcgtctccgtcgctgAGCACGTTGTCATGACCATCCTTATTCTCATCCGCAACTTTGTCCCCGCCCATGAGcaggtcgagcgcggcgactgggatgttgctgctgtggccGACAAGGAGTTTGATCTCGCGGGTAAGACCGTCGGCAccgttgccgtcggccgcatcGGTGAGCGTGTTTTGCAGCGCCTCAAGCCCTTCGGCTGCAGGCTGCTCTATTACGACTACCAGCCCCTGTCCGAGGAGGCGCAAAATACGATTGGCTGCAAACGGATGGACAGCCTCGAGGAGATGCTGGGAGAGTGTGACGTTGTCACTATCAACTGCCCCCTACATGAGAAGACCAAGGGTCTGTTCAACAAAGACCTCATCGAAAAGATGAGAACGG GCTCATACCTCATCAACACTGCACGTGGCGCCATTGTTGTCAAGGAGGACGTTGCCGAGGCCTTGAAAAGTGGCAAGCTCGCTGGCTACGGCGGTGACGTGTGGTTCCCTCAGCCCGCGCCCAAGGACCACCCCTTGCGAACGGCGAAGAACCcgtggggcggcggcaatgccATGGTTCCTCACATGTCCGGCACTTCCATTGATGCCCAGAGACGTTACGCCAAGGGCACCGAGGAGATCCTGAAGAGCTACCTCAGTGGCAAGCACGACTACCGACCCGAGGACTTGATCGTTCACAACGGCGACTATGCTACTAAGGCGTACGGTCAAAGGAAGTAG
- a CDS encoding uncharacterized protein (EggNog:ENOG503P789~TransMembrane:1 (i60-77o)), whose translation MAPIPIRHDDREHHMEAGLLSTADQEKIVYIRELGDQRLSEELDRTQEEPSRRMSPSRKLATAVVFGLFVGLGLTIARDSTVRRRCHDVVHGVSDHQAKVIMVDVPEVKTASPDLLHRLLHAYLPERFKDGVYPSDDHALKAVHAEDPAVGTVLAELAKRQEGGGNTTSPGGGAVSQTPTPTPTPSSTPTPTPTPSTPSTSSTPPSTSQTPPSSTSTPSQSTPSSTSVSTPSPTSSTPIPPTSSSTQAPPPTSTPSSTSERPSSTSTPSQEPSSSSGTSTAREPTSSAFSSSTSAPVSTSSSSTATSELPPTTSTSTQQTTVADSSTPAPTTTQETITTGSITTSKPVRKTLTTTLPDGGVTTLTSTSWVAVVPTGSPSGTSGNPDLQNAAPRSQGAAGLAVAAGAVLAGVMLA comes from the exons ATGGCTCCCATCCCGATCCGTCACGATGACCGTGAGCATCACATGGAGGCTGGACTCTTGAGCACTGCGGACCAGGAGAAGATTGTTTACATCCGGGAACTCGGCGACCAGCGTCTATCAGAGGAGCTCGACCGGACCCAGGAGGAACCTTCCCGTAGGATGTCGCCCTCCCGCAAgctcgccacggccgtcgtctttgGTCTTTTTGTCGGCTTGGGCCTCACCATCGCCAGGGACTCCACCGTTCGGAGGAGATGCCATGATGTTGTTCATGGCGTTTCGGACCACCAGGCCAAGGTCATCATGGTCGACGTCCCCGAGGTGAAGACTGCGTCTCCCGACCTTCTTCACAGGCTTTTGCATGCCTATCTCCCCGAGAGGTTCAAGGATGGCGTGTATCCTTCGGACGATCATGCTCTCAAGGCGGTCCACGCGGAGGATCCTGCCGTGGGCACCGTtctggccgagctggccaagcGTCAGGAGGGTGGCGGCAACACGACGTCccctggcggtggtgctgtcAGCCAAACGCCTACGCCTACGCCTacgccttcctcgacgccgacaccgacaccaaCGCCTTCTACGCCATCCAcgagcagcacgccgccgtccacctcgcagacgccgccgtcctcgacatcAACGCCTA GCCAGTCGACTCCTAGCAGCACCAGCGTGTCCACCCCTTCGCCTACTTCGAGCACCCCTATCCCACCAACCTCCAGCTCGACTCAGGCTCCCCCTCCTACCTCCACCCCGTCAAGCACTTCGGAAAGGCCCTCCAGCACATCGACCCCCTCCCAGGagccctcttcttcctctggTACGTCTACGGCTCGCGAGCCAACCAGCTCGGCGTTTTCTTCCTCTACGAGTGCTCCAGTGTCCACGTCCTCTTCTTCCA CAGCGACGTCTGAATTACctccgacgacgtcgacatccACGCAGCAAACAACTG TGGCAGACTCGTCCACACCTGCTCCTACCACCACCCAGGAGACCATCACCACCGgctccatcaccacctcgAAACCCGTGCGAAAGACGCTGACCACGACACTGCCCGATGGAGGCGTCACCACCCTCACGTCTACGTCGtgggtcgccgtcgtcccgaCTGGCTCGCCCAGCGGTACCTCCGGCAACCCAGACCTGCAGAACGCTGCCCCTCGAAGCCAAGGCGCTGCCGGTCTTGCCGTAGCGGCTGGGGCGGTTTTGGCCGGAGTCATGCTGGCGTAG
- a CDS encoding uncharacterized protein (COG:S~EggNog:ENOG503P6SQ) — MPSDDYAVIGGGGALRIKGAKVQKKKKKKDKSDLEKNLAGAGGEDGDKAALVKSSSKAEKTHKDKRRDDDDDDKHERQQEKDGRSEEEEEEEDVPAPQKTEAERRYEEVKKKRLLEMTRASGARPELLKTHKERVEELNTYLSKLSEHHDMPKIGPG; from the exons ATGCCCTCGGACGATTACGCCGTcatcggaggcggcggtgccctGCGCATAAAGGGCGCCAAGGTacaaaagaagaagaagaagaaggacaagtCCGACCTGGAGAAGAACCTcgcgggcgcaggcggcgaagacggcgacaaggccgcgctcgtgaagagcagcagcaaggccgaGAAGACGCACAAGGACAAacgtcgcgacgacgacgacgacgacaagcacGAGCGCCAACAGGAAAAGGACGGTcgcagcgaggaggaggaggaggaggaggatgtgCCCGCGCCGCAAAAGACGGAGGCTGAGCGGCGGTACGAAGaggtcaagaagaagagg CTACTCGAAATGACGCGAGCCTCAGGCGCACGACCGGAGCTTCTGAAAACGCAcaaggagcgcgtcgaggagctcaacaCGTACCTATCCAAACTTAGTGAGCATCACGACATGCCCAAGATTGGACCCGGCTAG